Part of the Paenibacillus sp. FSL R7-0273 genome is shown below.
CGGGAGACGGATGCTACTCTTTATGGACGGTACCAGGAGCGCATCTCCAAGCCAATTACCAGCGGCAACCGATACCAATATGAGGAGTGGGCCCGGGAGATCGCCGGCGTTGGTCGGGCGAAGGCATTCCCATTATGGAATGGGCCAGGTACCGTAAAAGTCTCTCTGCTAAACAATGAGATGCGTGCCCCGTCGCCGGCTATTGTGGCAGCCGTGCAGAATTATATTGATCCTACAAAGGATGGTATGGGCAACGGAGCTGCTCCGATTGGTCCGGTGGTGACTGTGGTTGGCGCGACAGAAGTGCTTATACACGTATCCGTAAAGGTTACTCTTGCTACGGGCGCAACCACTGTACAGGTGAAGACACTCCTGGAGGAAGCGTTAAAGACCTATTTGGCCAGCCTGGCCTTTACCGAAACGCTGGTCAGATACACCCGAATACAGAGTTTGATTCTGGACATCCCACCGGTGGTCGATTATAGCGATCTCAAGGTCAATGGTGGTGTGATAAACATCCAAATCGCTGAAGATGCAGTGCCTGTGCTTGGTAATGTGACGGTGACGGCCGCATGAGCAGCACAGATCGATTAAAGGGTTATCTGCCGGGATACTATGCTGAAATCGTGGAGATGAACGAATTATTAGAGGCCGAGGGACCGGAATTTGATTTGCTTGGCAGCAGGGTTGAAGAACTGCTACATCAAGCCTATCCCGAATATGCTACCTGGGCACTCGATCGATTTGAAAATGAGCTGCATATTGTCGTAGACGCCGGAAAGCCCATAGACCAACGCCGGTCAGTTATCATCTCCAAGATGCGCGGTTATGGCAAGGTCTCCGGCGATATGATTAAAAATGTTGCTCAGGCTTATGATGGCGGGACTGTAGCGGTTGCCGTCGTCCCAGCAGAGTACAGGATCATTATTACGTTTGTAGATACCTTGGGCATTCCGCCAAACTTAGATGATTTGAAGCAAGCACTGGAAGACCTTAAGCCGGCACACATGGCATTGGAATACAAGTATCGGTATTTGTTGCTGCGGGAGGTGCAGGCAATGACCTTAAATCAACTGCAGCAGCGTAAGCTTACCGACTTCGCGCCGTTTTTGGATACATGAAAGGAGGACACTGACGCTTATGCCAAGTAAAACACCGAATTTGGATTTGCTGAAGAAAG
Proteins encoded:
- a CDS encoding baseplate J/gp47 family protein, with product MYESQTFEAILQRMLDRVPADIDKREGSIIYDAMAPAALELAQMYVEMDINANLMFADTASGDYLDKAVSWSGVSRKPATEAQIRGRFYDSAGSAMDVPAGSRFSVGEINYRAIDRLAIGDYRLEAETAGSAGNQTFGPLLPIDFINNLARAELVEILIPGVDRETDATLYGRYQERISKPITSGNRYQYEEWAREIAGVGRAKAFPLWNGPGTVKVSLLNNEMRAPSPAIVAAVQNYIDPTKDGMGNGAAPIGPVVTVVGATEVLIHVSVKVTLATGATTVQVKTLLEEALKTYLASLAFTETLVRYTRIQSLILDIPPVVDYSDLKVNGGVINIQIAEDAVPVLGNVTVTAA
- a CDS encoding putative phage tail protein: MSSTDRLKGYLPGYYAEIVEMNELLEAEGPEFDLLGSRVEELLHQAYPEYATWALDRFENELHIVVDAGKPIDQRRSVIISKMRGYGKVSGDMIKNVAQAYDGGTVAVAVVPAEYRIIITFVDTLGIPPNLDDLKQALEDLKPAHMALEYKYRYLLLREVQAMTLNQLQQRKLTDFAPFLDT